A window of the Brumimicrobium sp. genome harbors these coding sequences:
- a CDS encoding MG2 domain-containing protein has protein sequence MKKIILAFSVLLALILSLSLYSCKKNSLEDFRINPEFQKYITSFTSGVVSSKSAIIIQFAQPFKGTFEPNKEVKDKLFSFSPSIKGKTVWVDEYTVQFIPENKLKSGQTYWVDFDLDKVTEVPKDLKTFKFPITIIKQAINFESAGLKVYENESYDYYQYQGIVYSADVVTTKELNEYFNFQVNGKTVKVKWNDSGNHKKYNLILDSVPRLNQEGILEAEWNIYPIDKKDKKTITEDIPAKGSYRILSSTVVQHPEQHVIVRFSDPLSKSQNLSGLVEIQKDIESKTSISTNELFIYPNYRIEGWYTVFVDKSIQNTEGKKLKEDYSDKVHFQAIKPAVKLVGNGAILPSSNQMLVPFEAVNLKAVDIRIIKIFESNIKQFFQLNDYNGEEELIRVGRVIRKKTLYLDKDKPLDLTKWNRFNLDLSEYIKVEQGAIYRVEIGFRKYQSLYPCTGGVQEDFDMDETDWDEDETAEKGEWDYVGDWYYNYDYYYEDWFDGYDYSLRDDPCSYSYYRNVKVTKNIFASDIGIISKGGTNGEYMVIINDIITSKPIEGASVEFYDLQQQLLATVKTDKDGIAKTKALKFTPFFIIAKHNNTKGYLRLVEDNALSISHFDVDGDYIMGGIKGFIYGERGVWRPGDTLFLNFILEDKEKILPDNHPVIFELFNSREQLVKRDVKTTSLNGFYNFTTPTEADAPTGNWSVRIKVGNAEFYKNIKVETIKPNRLKINLDFNKEVLDASTRFIKGKLSVNWLHGSPARNLKTDISLRFKPIQTQFKDFKNYHFDDPSKDFWSEDEVFLEKNLDDNGVLQFDKAVELNNSPAGMLRAIFTTRAFENGGDFSISQSSINYAPYDHFIGIKTPEPNAYGALETDKDYKFPLITVDANGKRAGNRNLRVKIYRIEWSWWWESGSNNAANYINNYNVSPISTQTISTNAQGEGVTSLKINKYDWGRYLIKVEDIESGHSTGILTYFDWPSWMSRAGRATPEGANILTFAADKKEYNTGEKARISFPSSKEGNALISIENGRKVIDAFWMKTEEGETSFELPITGDLAPNCFVHITLLQPHKNTLNDAPIRMYGIIPILVKDPTTVLEPIIKMPNELTPETSFNLEVTEKNKHDMTYTIAIVDEGLLDLTNFKTPDPWNRFYAREALGVKTWDLYDYVIGAYGAKIENILTIGGDENINPGEKNPLRFKPMVKFIGPFYLKGGKTAQHKIHIPNYIGSVRTMVIAGQQGAYGNAEKTTPVKKPLMVLATLPRVLSPKETVTLPVNVFAMDKKVKNVNIQVKTNSLVKVAGSSSKQINFTKEGDQLVNFELEVGSKSGAASIEVVATSGSEKSTYTVDIEIRQPNLPISYVKEATVEGKSSWEEEVALTGLENTNSAKLELSTIPPINLEKRLGYLLQYPHGCIEQKTSGAFPQLYLSSLIKIDDETKKRIDNNIQSVINKIQKHQISNGGFSFWEGGSYADDWGTTYAGHFMLEAEKRGYALPYGLKDKWKSFQKEIAKDWKSTDKYGYRNSDLMQAYRLYTLALAGDPLLSAMNKLRAQDNLSVAASWRLAAAYQIAGKTNIAKEIIRDKSTKIAPYTELSYSYGNNYRDEAMIIETLTLLGEKTKASALVKDLSEALSTDNWMSTQTTAYSLMAIAKFTENNQPKGGMNATIFYNGKTTTINSRKAIEIIDLKVMGNQNAVNFKVNNNNDEYLFARLVTTGVPLPGNEIPFNNNLKMNVVYKNNAGKPINVEQIEQGMDFSVEVTVSNPGMHGDYHDLALSQLFPSGWEIQNQRMDIGYDGDNDALFDYQDIRDDRVFTYFSLARNKSKVITIYLHATYAGEYYLPAVYIEAMYDNSISALEKGKKVKVKYVQ, from the coding sequence ATGAAAAAAATCATTCTAGCCTTTAGCGTATTATTAGCACTCATTTTAAGCCTCTCTTTATACTCTTGCAAAAAGAATAGCTTAGAAGATTTCAGAATAAATCCTGAATTTCAGAAGTATATCACTTCATTTACTTCAGGTGTAGTTTCATCTAAATCTGCCATTATTATACAATTCGCTCAACCATTTAAAGGGACTTTTGAGCCCAACAAAGAAGTGAAAGACAAGCTCTTCTCCTTCTCGCCATCTATAAAAGGGAAAACGGTATGGGTAGATGAATATACCGTTCAATTTATTCCTGAAAATAAACTAAAATCTGGGCAAACGTATTGGGTAGATTTTGATTTAGACAAAGTAACTGAAGTTCCTAAAGATTTAAAAACATTTAAATTCCCCATAACCATTATTAAACAAGCCATCAATTTTGAAAGTGCAGGCTTAAAAGTATATGAAAATGAATCCTATGATTACTATCAATATCAGGGAATAGTTTATAGTGCAGATGTAGTTACTACAAAAGAGTTAAATGAATATTTTAACTTTCAAGTTAACGGAAAAACGGTTAAAGTGAAATGGAATGATAGCGGAAATCATAAAAAATATAATTTAATATTAGATAGTGTTCCGCGATTAAACCAAGAAGGAATATTAGAAGCAGAGTGGAATATCTATCCAATAGATAAAAAGGACAAAAAGACTATTACAGAAGACATCCCTGCAAAGGGTAGTTACCGCATTTTAAGCTCTACTGTAGTTCAACATCCTGAACAACATGTTATTGTGCGTTTCTCTGATCCATTATCCAAAAGTCAGAATCTATCTGGATTAGTCGAAATTCAAAAAGACATAGAAAGTAAAACTTCTATTTCTACAAACGAACTATTCATTTACCCTAATTATCGAATAGAAGGATGGTACACTGTCTTTGTAGATAAGTCGATTCAAAATACAGAGGGTAAGAAGTTAAAAGAAGATTACTCAGATAAAGTACATTTTCAAGCGATTAAACCTGCTGTTAAATTGGTAGGAAATGGAGCTATTCTCCCTTCCTCTAATCAAATGTTAGTGCCTTTTGAAGCTGTAAATCTAAAAGCTGTAGATATTCGAATCATAAAGATTTTTGAATCCAATATAAAGCAGTTCTTCCAATTAAATGATTATAATGGAGAAGAAGAGTTAATCCGCGTTGGCCGTGTTATTCGAAAGAAAACGCTATACCTAGATAAAGATAAACCTCTTGATTTAACAAAATGGAATCGATTCAATTTAGATTTATCAGAATATATTAAAGTTGAACAAGGTGCCATTTACCGTGTAGAAATAGGATTTAGGAAATATCAATCCCTTTATCCTTGTACAGGAGGAGTACAAGAAGATTTCGATATGGATGAAACTGACTGGGACGAAGATGAAACTGCAGAAAAAGGCGAATGGGATTATGTAGGAGATTGGTATTACAACTATGATTATTATTATGAAGATTGGTTTGATGGATACGACTACTCCTTAAGGGATGATCCTTGCTCCTACTCTTATTATAGGAATGTTAAAGTAACTAAGAATATATTTGCTTCTGACATTGGTATCATTTCAAAGGGAGGTACCAATGGGGAATATATGGTTATAATAAATGATATTATCACCTCCAAACCAATTGAAGGAGCTTCTGTTGAGTTTTACGATTTACAACAACAGCTTCTAGCTACAGTAAAGACAGATAAAGATGGTATAGCAAAGACCAAAGCGCTTAAATTCACACCCTTTTTCATCATTGCCAAACATAATAATACAAAGGGTTATTTAAGGCTCGTGGAAGATAATGCCCTATCTATTAGTCATTTTGATGTAGATGGAGATTATATAATGGGTGGAATTAAAGGATTCATTTATGGAGAACGTGGAGTTTGGCGACCAGGCGATACACTTTTCTTAAACTTTATTTTAGAAGATAAAGAGAAGATATTGCCAGATAATCATCCTGTTATCTTTGAGTTATTTAATTCACGTGAACAATTGGTAAAACGAGATGTCAAAACTACTTCTTTAAACGGATTTTATAACTTTACAACACCGACAGAGGCAGATGCTCCTACAGGAAATTGGTCGGTACGTATAAAGGTTGGAAATGCTGAATTCTACAAGAATATTAAAGTAGAAACTATTAAACCCAACCGTTTAAAGATAAATCTAGACTTTAATAAAGAGGTGTTAGATGCTAGCACTAGATTCATCAAAGGAAAGTTATCTGTTAATTGGCTACATGGTTCGCCAGCTCGTAACTTAAAAACAGATATATCTTTGCGTTTTAAACCTATCCAAACACAATTTAAAGATTTTAAAAATTATCACTTTGATGATCCAAGCAAGGATTTTTGGTCTGAAGATGAAGTATTCTTAGAAAAAAACCTGGACGACAATGGTGTTCTTCAATTTGATAAAGCTGTTGAATTGAATAATTCTCCTGCTGGAATGTTAAGAGCTATCTTTACAACTCGTGCATTCGAAAATGGAGGTGATTTCAGTATTTCACAATCTAGCATAAATTACGCACCATACGATCATTTTATAGGTATTAAAACACCAGAACCGAACGCATACGGAGCATTGGAAACTGATAAAGACTATAAATTTCCGCTTATAACAGTAGATGCTAATGGAAAACGTGCAGGCAACAGAAATTTACGGGTGAAAATATATCGTATCGAATGGAGTTGGTGGTGGGAAAGTGGCTCTAATAATGCAGCTAATTACATTAACAACTATAATGTTTCTCCCATCTCAACTCAAACTATTTCTACCAATGCTCAAGGAGAAGGGGTAACAAGTTTAAAAATTAATAAATACGATTGGGGGCGCTATTTAATCAAAGTAGAAGATATTGAAAGTGGACATTCCACCGGAATTTTGACATATTTTGATTGGCCATCTTGGATGTCTAGAGCAGGAAGAGCAACCCCAGAGGGAGCAAATATATTAACTTTTGCTGCTGATAAAAAAGAATACAATACTGGAGAAAAGGCTAGAATTAGTTTTCCTTCATCCAAAGAAGGTAATGCTCTTATTAGTATAGAAAATGGCAGAAAGGTTATAGATGCCTTTTGGATGAAGACTGAAGAGGGAGAAACATCCTTTGAACTACCAATCACAGGAGATTTGGCACCAAACTGTTTTGTGCACATAACTTTACTCCAACCGCATAAAAACACACTGAACGATGCACCTATACGTATGTATGGAATAATACCAATTTTAGTTAAGGACCCAACTACTGTTCTAGAACCTATTATCAAAATGCCGAATGAGTTAACGCCAGAAACTTCATTTAATTTGGAGGTAACTGAAAAGAACAAACACGATATGACATACACTATTGCTATTGTGGATGAAGGGTTATTAGACTTAACTAATTTCAAAACTCCAGATCCATGGAATCGCTTCTATGCGCGTGAAGCATTAGGTGTAAAAACGTGGGATTTGTATGATTATGTCATTGGTGCGTATGGTGCTAAGATAGAAAATATATTAACTATTGGAGGAGATGAGAACATCAATCCGGGAGAGAAAAATCCGCTCAGATTTAAACCTATGGTTAAATTTATTGGACCTTTCTACCTAAAAGGAGGAAAAACAGCACAGCATAAGATACATATACCAAATTATATCGGTTCTGTAAGAACTATGGTAATAGCTGGTCAACAAGGTGCTTATGGTAATGCAGAAAAAACTACGCCAGTAAAGAAACCTTTAATGGTGTTGGCCACTCTTCCTCGTGTGTTAAGTCCAAAAGAAACTGTTACACTACCTGTTAATGTTTTTGCAATGGATAAAAAGGTCAAAAATGTAAATATTCAAGTTAAAACAAACTCCTTAGTAAAAGTAGCAGGAAGTTCATCTAAGCAAATTAATTTTACCAAAGAAGGAGATCAATTAGTTAATTTTGAATTGGAAGTGGGAAGTAAATCAGGTGCAGCATCCATTGAAGTTGTTGCCACAAGTGGTAGTGAGAAATCTACTTATACAGTAGATATTGAAATAAGACAACCTAATTTGCCAATTAGTTATGTCAAAGAAGCTACTGTTGAAGGTAAATCTTCTTGGGAGGAAGAAGTCGCACTTACCGGACTTGAAAATACAAATTCAGCAAAACTAGAATTATCTACTATCCCCCCTATCAATCTAGAAAAGCGTTTAGGATATTTATTGCAATACCCACATGGATGTATTGAACAAAAGACTTCGGGAGCCTTCCCTCAGTTATATCTTTCTTCTCTTATTAAAATAGATGATGAAACCAAGAAGAGAATAGATAACAACATTCAATCAGTAATCAATAAGATTCAGAAACACCAGATAAGCAATGGAGGATTCTCTTTCTGGGAAGGTGGCTCATACGCAGATGATTGGGGAACAACTTATGCTGGACATTTCATGCTAGAAGCCGAAAAGAGAGGATATGCACTTCCTTATGGACTAAAAGACAAATGGAAAAGTTTCCAGAAAGAGATAGCTAAAGATTGGAAGTCAACGGATAAGTATGGATATAGAAACTCTGATTTAATGCAAGCATATCGTTTATATACATTAGCATTAGCAGGTGATCCATTGTTAAGTGCCATGAATAAATTACGTGCTCAAGATAATTTATCCGTTGCTGCTTCGTGGAGATTAGCAGCAGCATACCAAATTGCAGGTAAAACAAACATAGCAAAAGAAATCATTCGAGATAAATCTACAAAGATTGCTCCGTACACAGAATTAAGCTATTCGTATGGAAATAATTACAGGGATGAAGCCATGATTATTGAAACCTTAACCTTATTAGGAGAGAAAACCAAAGCCTCTGCATTAGTGAAAGATTTATCCGAAGCGTTAAGTACAGATAACTGGATGAGTACACAAACAACAGCTTATTCTCTCATGGCTATTGCTAAGTTCACTGAAAATAATCAACCGAAAGGAGGTATGAATGCAACTATTTTCTATAATGGTAAAACAACTACCATCAATAGTCGGAAAGCAATTGAGATTATTGATTTAAAAGTAATGGGTAATCAAAATGCGGTTAACTTTAAAGTAAACAATAATAACGATGAATACTTGTTTGCTCGCCTTGTTACCACAGGCGTTCCTTTACCAGGAAATGAAATACCTTTCAATAATAATTTAAAAATGAATGTAGTTTATAAAAATAATGCTGGTAAACCAATTAATGTAGAGCAAATAGAACAAGGAATGGACTTTAGTGTTGAGGTTACTGTCTCTAACCCTGGCATGCATGGAGATTATCATGATTTGGCTCTTTCTCAACTATTTCCAAGTGGTTGGGAAATTCAAAACCAACGAATGGATATTGGATATGATGGTGATAATGATGCATTATTCGATTATCAAGACATTCGAGACGATAGAGTGTTTACTTATTTTAGTTTGGCAAGAAATAAGAGCAAAGTCATTACTATCTATCTGCATGCTACTTATGCAGGAGAATATTATCTACCTGCCGTGTATATAGAAGCCATGTATGATAATTCAATTTCGGCATTAGAGAAAGGAAAGAAGGTAAAGGTGAAATATGTGCAATAA
- a CDS encoding glyceraldehyde-3-phosphate dehydrogenase, translating to MDALLNGYEVELDAHIKRERAGIKLAQFTGQLLYDKGVELVLFRNHLDGLTNSEILNLHEYSRKVVEKPIDVYTTSMLAEALMDMDLAPSKLDIGKLAYEYLESNGKYPDASSFLKDTLKDFLGHDKHQFKPKDVILFGFGRIGRIAARELIKQAGKGQQLRLRAIVTRETTPDVLLKRAALFKNDSVHGTFDGIVDVDVDKKVMTLNGMKVLMLEAKNPEDIDYTAYGINDALVIDNTGVFKDKEALSRHLKAKGVSKVILTAPGKEMPNVVYGINQKDINLDDDAIVSAASCTTNAISPILKVINDSFGIVKGHIETVHAYTNDQNLLDNMHKKPRRGRSAAINMVITSTGAGNAVTKVIPELKDKLTANAVRVPTPNGSLAIMSLELQKGVNLEDVNKAIRYAALNGNLVNQIYYSIDEELVSSDIIGNTCCSVYDAPATIVSKDNKNVVLYTWYDNEFGYTKQVIRLAKYVAKVRRLIYY from the coding sequence ATGGATGCCCTTTTAAATGGTTATGAAGTAGAGCTAGATGCTCACATTAAAAGAGAGAGAGCAGGAATTAAACTGGCTCAATTTACTGGTCAATTATTATATGATAAAGGTGTTGAATTAGTTCTTTTTAGAAACCACTTGGATGGTTTAACTAATTCTGAAATTCTTAATTTACATGAGTATTCTCGAAAAGTAGTTGAAAAACCAATTGATGTTTATACTACTTCTATGCTTGCAGAAGCATTGATGGATATGGACCTTGCACCATCTAAGTTGGATATTGGTAAATTGGCATACGAATACCTTGAATCTAATGGGAAATATCCAGATGCGTCTTCTTTCCTAAAAGATACTTTAAAAGATTTTCTAGGTCATGATAAACACCAGTTTAAACCTAAAGATGTTATATTATTTGGTTTTGGTCGTATTGGTCGTATTGCTGCCAGAGAGTTAATTAAACAAGCTGGAAAAGGTCAACAACTACGTTTGCGAGCTATCGTAACTAGAGAAACTACACCAGATGTTCTTTTAAAGAGAGCTGCTTTGTTTAAAAATGATTCTGTTCATGGAACTTTTGATGGAATCGTGGATGTTGATGTGGATAAGAAGGTAATGACTCTAAACGGTATGAAGGTTTTAATGCTGGAAGCTAAAAACCCCGAAGATATCGATTATACTGCTTATGGCATTAACGATGCACTTGTAATTGATAATACAGGTGTGTTTAAAGATAAAGAAGCATTATCTCGCCATTTAAAGGCAAAAGGAGTTTCTAAAGTTATCTTAACAGCACCAGGTAAAGAAATGCCAAATGTTGTTTATGGTATCAACCAGAAAGATATTAATTTGGATGATGATGCTATTGTTTCTGCTGCATCTTGTACAACAAATGCTATTTCTCCTATTTTGAAAGTCATCAATGATAGTTTTGGTATTGTAAAAGGACATATAGAAACAGTTCATGCTTATACAAATGACCAGAACTTGTTGGATAATATGCACAAGAAACCGCGTAGAGGACGTTCTGCTGCAATTAACATGGTTATTACTTCCACAGGAGCAGGAAATGCAGTAACAAAGGTTATTCCTGAGTTAAAAGACAAATTAACTGCTAATGCGGTACGTGTACCAACTCCAAATGGCTCATTAGCTATCATGTCCTTAGAACTTCAAAAGGGAGTAAACTTAGAAGATGTAAATAAAGCAATTCGTTATGCGGCTTTGAACGGAAACTTAGTGAATCAGATTTACTATTCTATTGATGAGGAATTAGTTTCTAGTGATATTATTGGAAATACATGTTGTTCTGTTTATGACGCACCTGCAACTATTGTATCTAAAGACAATAAGAATGTAGTCCTTTATACATGGTATGACAATGAGTTTGGTTATACAAAACAAGTAATTCGTTTAGCTAAATATGTTGCTAAAGTAAGACGTTTAATTTACTATTAA
- a CDS encoding RNA polymerase sigma factor RpoD/SigA produces MRQLKITKSITNRESQSLDKYLQDIGKEELINADEEVELARKIKQGDQRALDKLTRANLRFVVSVAKQYQNQGLTLPDLINEGNLGLIKAAQKFDETRGFKFISYAVWWIRQSILSALAEQARIVRLPLNQVGSLNKINKAFSRLEQEFERSPSAEELAEALEVPEYKIKESMNVSGRHVSMDAPLSTNDDGGTLLDVMENYDAPKADNLLMVESLQREIERSLSTLTDKEREIIRLFFGIGMNHGLTLEEIGAKFNLTRERVRQIKEKAIRRLRHTSRNKLLKAYLG; encoded by the coding sequence ATGAGACAATTAAAAATAACCAAATCAATCACCAACCGCGAAAGTCAATCTTTAGATAAATACTTACAAGATATTGGGAAAGAAGAGTTAATCAACGCTGATGAGGAGGTTGAATTAGCTAGAAAAATTAAACAAGGTGATCAACGTGCACTTGATAAGTTGACAAGAGCAAATTTAAGATTCGTTGTCTCTGTAGCAAAACAATACCAAAATCAAGGATTAACTTTGCCTGACTTGATTAATGAAGGTAATCTTGGATTGATAAAAGCAGCTCAAAAATTTGATGAAACCAGAGGATTTAAGTTTATTTCTTACGCCGTATGGTGGATTCGTCAATCTATTTTGTCTGCATTAGCTGAACAAGCTAGAATCGTTAGATTACCATTAAACCAAGTTGGTTCTTTAAATAAAATCAATAAAGCATTTTCTCGTTTAGAGCAAGAATTTGAAAGATCTCCTTCTGCTGAAGAATTAGCTGAGGCATTAGAGGTTCCAGAATACAAGATTAAGGAAAGTATGAACGTTTCTGGACGTCATGTTTCTATGGACGCTCCTTTATCGACAAATGACGATGGCGGTACTTTATTGGATGTGATGGAGAATTATGATGCACCAAAAGCAGATAATTTATTGATGGTAGAATCTTTACAAAGAGAAATTGAAAGATCGCTATCTACCTTGACAGATAAAGAAAGAGAAATTATTCGTTTATTCTTTGGAATCGGTATGAATCACGGGCTAACCTTAGAAGAAATTGGCGCTAAATTTAATTTAACGAGAGAACGTGTTCGCCAAATTAAAGAAAAAGCAATTAGGCGATTAAGACATACTTCTAGAAATAAACTTCTAAAAGCATATTTAGGATAA
- a CDS encoding Do family serine endopeptidase, translated as MKRNIKTIGLGILGGLLPLGVYLMINSTSPSFNAMNQNNDLQTNIPTSQVNFLPSELDGKLDFTKASAESVHSVVHVKTKTIRSFVQRDPFYEFFYGPGAGGREYKQYGAGSGSGVIVTEDGYIVTNNHVIQDANEVTVTLDDNTTYDAKIIGTDPSTDLAVLKIEKSNLRAMPLGNSDQVQVGQWVLAVGNPFNLNSTVTAGIVSAKARNINIIGSNNQDNNVIPIESFIQTDAAVNPGNSGGALINVNGELIGINTAIASETGNYAGYSFAIPSELVAKVMHDLIDYGIVQRGFLGVQIQEITQELMDAEKLKDAKGVYVAGVNNGSAADKAKIKKGDVILKIGANEITSVSKLQEEVGRRRPGDNIPVTIRRGDEELVLDVMLRDKDGGTKITTKEESNATSALGATFTELTKEEKKELGISNGVKISSIATGKLRSVGLTEGTVITKVNNEDVTSVKQLVEYLSNKNNKGILLEVVTKSGKKDYVGFGL; from the coding sequence ATGAAAAGAAACATAAAAACAATCGGATTAGGAATTTTAGGAGGACTTTTACCATTAGGCGTGTATTTGATGATAAATTCAACTTCTCCTTCATTTAATGCAATGAATCAAAATAATGATTTGCAAACGAATATTCCAACTTCTCAAGTTAATTTTCTACCATCGGAATTAGATGGAAAATTAGATTTTACAAAAGCAAGTGCTGAGAGCGTCCATTCAGTTGTACACGTTAAAACAAAAACAATACGTTCTTTTGTACAACGCGACCCTTTTTATGAATTTTTTTATGGACCTGGAGCAGGTGGCAGAGAATATAAACAATATGGAGCAGGCTCTGGTTCAGGAGTGATTGTTACAGAAGATGGTTATATCGTTACGAATAACCACGTGATACAAGATGCAAACGAAGTGACAGTTACTTTAGATGATAATACAACGTATGATGCAAAAATTATAGGTACCGATCCGTCAACTGATTTAGCAGTTTTAAAAATTGAAAAATCAAACTTGAGAGCTATGCCCTTAGGAAATAGTGACCAAGTGCAAGTAGGACAGTGGGTGTTGGCTGTTGGAAATCCATTTAATTTAAACTCTACAGTAACAGCGGGAATTGTATCAGCGAAAGCTAGAAATATCAATATCATTGGAAGTAATAATCAAGATAATAATGTTATTCCTATTGAATCTTTCATACAAACAGATGCAGCTGTAAATCCTGGTAATTCAGGAGGTGCATTGATTAATGTAAATGGAGAATTAATAGGGATTAATACAGCAATAGCTTCCGAAACTGGTAATTATGCTGGTTATTCTTTTGCCATTCCTTCCGAATTGGTTGCTAAAGTTATGCATGACCTAATTGATTATGGTATAGTTCAAAGAGGTTTCTTAGGTGTGCAAATTCAGGAGATAACCCAAGAATTGATGGATGCTGAAAAATTAAAAGATGCAAAAGGTGTTTATGTTGCAGGAGTAAATAACGGTTCTGCTGCCGATAAAGCAAAAATTAAAAAAGGTGACGTCATCCTAAAAATAGGAGCAAATGAAATCACATCTGTATCTAAGCTACAAGAAGAAGTAGGAAGAAGAAGACCAGGCGATAATATTCCTGTGACTATTAGAAGGGGAGATGAGGAGTTAGTCTTAGATGTGATGTTGCGCGATAAAGATGGAGGGACAAAAATCACTACAAAAGAAGAATCCAATGCAACATCTGCTTTAGGAGCTACTTTTACTGAATTAACAAAAGAAGAGAAAAAAGAATTAGGAATCTCAAATGGAGTAAAAATATCTTCTATTGCTACAGGTAAACTTAGATCCGTAGGATTGACAGAAGGAACTGTAATTACGAAAGTAAATAATGAAGATGTTACAAGTGTGAAGCAATTAGTAGAATATCTTAGCAATAAGAACAATAAAGGAATCTTACTTGAAGTGGTTACAAAAAGCGGAAAGAAAGATTATGTTGGTTTTGGACTGTAA
- the dapF gene encoding diaminopimelate epimerase: MKIQFTKYHGTGNDFIMVDCTSYQKEDFVLTNEQIGFLCHRRFGIGADGLILIFKHPDLDFEIVYFNSDGSKSFCGNGARCAVKFAQSLNLFCDTCSFMAIDGVHSASIHEDLVSLKMSNVSSLKIEDNNYIIHTGSPHFIRFTSCLENENIVQYGKEIRYSDTYKKDGINVNIVEELSPNKVQMLTYERGVEDETYSCGTGATAVALAVADKNKSSYFDVIINVKGGQLRVTGERDGDTFHSIYLIGPAEKVFIGEINL, translated from the coding sequence ATGAAAATACAGTTTACTAAATACCATGGAACGGGAAACGACTTTATCATGGTGGATTGTACCTCCTATCAAAAAGAAGATTTTGTATTAACAAATGAACAAATAGGTTTTCTATGTCATCGAAGATTTGGAATTGGTGCAGATGGACTCATTCTCATTTTTAAGCATCCTGACTTGGATTTTGAAATAGTGTATTTTAATTCGGATGGTTCTAAGAGTTTTTGTGGAAACGGAGCGCGTTGTGCAGTTAAGTTTGCTCAATCGTTAAATTTATTTTGTGATACATGTTCTTTTATGGCTATTGACGGCGTACATTCTGCCAGCATCCATGAAGACCTGGTTTCTCTCAAAATGTCTAACGTTTCTTCTCTTAAAATTGAAGATAACAATTATATTATCCATACTGGAAGTCCTCATTTTATTCGATTCACCTCTTGCTTGGAAAATGAAAATATTGTTCAATATGGGAAAGAAATTCGTTATTCCGATACATATAAAAAGGACGGAATTAACGTGAATATTGTTGAAGAACTAAGTCCCAACAAAGTTCAAATGCTAACCTATGAACGTGGTGTAGAAGATGAAACATACTCATGCGGAACAGGAGCTACCGCAGTTGCCCTTGCAGTAGCAGACAAAAACAAAAGCAGCTATTTCGATGTTATAATAAATGTAAAAGGGGGACAACTACGAGTTACTGGTGAACGTGATGGAGACACATTTCATTCTATTTACCTTATAGGTCCTGCCGAGAAAGTATTTATAGGTGAAATAAATTTATGA
- a CDS encoding GNAT family N-acetyltransferase — protein MFLGKKIYLRQLEKEDAPTLLSWENDCENWRYSETEAPYSLAQIQQYIEIASDIRQTLQLRLMICLNAHAPIGNIDLFQIDFKNKRAGVGILIDKDHREKRYASEALLLLESYVKEHLDFIQLFCTIRSDNKASIQLFESSGYEKIGVKKKWYYCSGKTYDAYFYQKIL, from the coding sequence ATGTTTTTAGGCAAAAAAATATATCTACGTCAATTAGAAAAAGAAGATGCTCCAACACTCCTATCCTGGGAAAATGATTGTGAGAATTGGCGTTATAGTGAAACAGAAGCTCCCTACTCCTTAGCACAAATACAGCAATATATCGAAATAGCAAGTGATATTCGACAAACGCTTCAATTGCGATTAATGATTTGCTTAAATGCACATGCTCCTATAGGAAATATTGACTTATTCCAAATAGATTTTAAGAACAAACGAGCTGGAGTAGGGATTCTAATAGACAAAGATCATCGCGAAAAGCGATATGCCTCAGAAGCTTTATTGTTATTGGAATCTTATGTAAAAGAACACCTTGATTTTATTCAATTATTTTGTACAATCCGATCAGATAACAAAGCAAGTATCCAATTATTTGAATCGTCGGGATATGAAAAGATAGGTGTTAAAAAGAAATGGTATTATTGTTCAGGGAAGACTTATGATGCTTATTTTTACCAAAAAATTTTATAA